In a single window of the Alkalinema sp. FACHB-956 genome:
- the cysW gene encoding sulfate ABC transporter permease subunit CysW — MPTNSSTLSSSTLSTSESAKPWAQWVMIAIAIGYLALVLLLPAVNVFYQALAKGVGPFLTHFAEADMQTAIGLTLFVAFIVVPLNTVFGLFAAWAIARHPFRGKPIVISILDLPFSISPVVAGLMMVLLYGQQGWLSPILQFINFKVIFAVPGIVLATAFVTLPFVAREVIPVLEEVGTDEEEAARTLGANNWQIFWNVTLPNIRWGLLYGVLLTNARAMGEFGAVSVVAGNIARKTQTLSLFVEDSYKQYATGAAFSASVLLGALGLLTLILKEILERKTHRKTA, encoded by the coding sequence ACTAATTCATCGACGTTATCTTCATCGACGTTATCGACTTCGGAGTCTGCTAAACCGTGGGCCCAGTGGGTGATGATTGCGATCGCGATCGGGTATTTGGCGCTGGTGCTGTTATTGCCTGCGGTGAATGTGTTTTACCAGGCGTTAGCCAAGGGTGTGGGGCCGTTTCTGACCCATTTTGCCGAGGCAGATATGCAAACGGCGATCGGGTTGACGTTGTTTGTTGCATTCATTGTCGTGCCGTTGAATACGGTATTTGGCTTGTTTGCTGCTTGGGCGATCGCGCGTCATCCTTTCCGGGGAAAACCGATCGTCATTAGTATTCTGGATTTGCCGTTTTCCATTTCGCCGGTGGTTGCGGGGCTGATGATGGTGCTGTTGTATGGACAGCAGGGCTGGTTGAGTCCGATTTTGCAGTTTATCAATTTCAAAGTCATTTTTGCGGTGCCGGGGATTGTGCTGGCGACGGCGTTTGTGACGTTGCCGTTTGTGGCGCGGGAGGTGATTCCGGTGCTGGAAGAAGTGGGCACGGATGAAGAGGAAGCGGCAAGGACATTGGGGGCCAATAATTGGCAGATTTTTTGGAATGTGACGTTGCCGAATATTCGTTGGGGGCTGCTGTATGGGGTGTTGCTGACGAATGCGCGGGCGATGGGTGAGTTTGGTGCGGTGTCGGTGGTGGCGGGAAATATTGCACGGAAGACGCAAACGCTGTCTTTGTTTGTGGAGGATTCCTACAAGCAGTATGCGACGGGGGCGGCGTTTTCGGCATCGGTGTTGCTGGGAGCGCTAGGGCTGTTGACGTTGATTCTGAAGGAAATTTTGGAACGGAAGACCCATCGGAAAACGGCGTGA